A portion of the Suricata suricatta isolate VVHF042 chromosome 11, meerkat_22Aug2017_6uvM2_HiC, whole genome shotgun sequence genome contains these proteins:
- the LOC115306363 gene encoding hemoglobin subunit beta-2-like, producing the protein MGFLSAGEKALVTGLWGKVDVDEVGGEALGRLLVVYPWTQRFFQSFGDLSSADAIMSNPKVKAHGKKVLNSFSDGLKKLDDLQGAFAKLSELHCDKLHVDPENFKVSLGNVP; encoded by the exons ATGGGATTTCTGAGTGCTGGGGAGAAGGCTCTGGTCACTGGCCTGTGGGGCAAGGTGGACGTGGATGAAGTTGGCGGTGAGGCCCTGGGCAG GCTGCTGGTTGTCTACCCCTGGACTCAGAGGTTCTTTCAGTCCTTTGGGGACCTGTCTTCTGCTGATGCCATTATGAGCAACCCCAAGGTGAAGGCCCATGGCAAGAAGGTGCTGAACTCCTTCAGCGATGGCCTGAAAAAGCTTGATGACCTCCAGGGTGCCTTTGCGAAGCTCAGTGAACTGCACTGTGACAAGCTGCACGTGGATCCCGAGAACTTCAAGGTGAGTCTAGGAAATGttcca
- the LOC115306364 gene encoding hemoglobin subunit beta-2 has product MGFLNAEEKALVLGLWGKVDVDEVGGEALGRLLVVYPWTQRFFQSFGDLSSADAIMSNPKVKAHGKKVLNSFSDGLKNLDDLKGAFAKLSELHCDKLHVDPENFKVSLGNVP; this is encoded by the exons ATGGGATTTCTGAATGCTGAGGAGAAGGCTCTGGTCCTTGGCCTGTGGGGCAAGGTGGACGTGGATGAAGTTGGTGGTGAGGCCCTGGGCAG GCTGCTGGTTGTCTACCCCTGGACTCAGAGGTTCTTTCAGTCCTTTGGGGACCTGTCTTCTGCTGATGCCATTATGAGCAACCCCAAGGTGAAGGCCCATGGCAAGAAGGTGCTGAACTCCTTCAGCGATGGTCTGAAAAACCTCGATGACCTCAAGGGTGCCTTTGCTAAGCTCAGTGAACTGCACTGTGACAAGCTGCACGTGGATCCCGAGAACTTCAAGGTGAGTCTAGGAAATGttcca
- the LOC115306362 gene encoding hemoglobin subunit epsilon-2, translating into MVHFTAEEKAAVVNLWARVNVELVGGEVLGRLLVVYPWTQRFFDNFGNLSSESAIMGNPKVKAHGKKVLTSFGNAVKHMDDLRDIFAELSELHCDKMHVDPENFRLLGNVILIVLATHFSKEFTPQVQAAWQKLTTAVANALAHKYH; encoded by the exons ATGGTGCATTTCACGGCAGAGGAGAAGGCTGCTGTTGTTAACCTGTGGGCCAGGGTGAACGTGGAGCTAGTTGGAGGCGAGGTCCTGGGAAG GCTTCTGGTTGTTTATCCATGGACCCAGAGGTTCTTTGACAATTTTGGCAACTTATCCTCTGAATCCGCCATCATGGGCAACCCCAAGGTGAAGGCCCATGGCAAGAAGGTGCTGACTTCCTTTGGAAATGCTGTAAAACATATGGATGACCTCAGGGACATCTTTGCTGAGCTGAGTGAGCTGCACTGTGACAAGATGCATGTGGATCCTGAGAACTTCAGG CTTCTAGGCAATGTGATTTTGATTGTCTTGGCAACCCACTTCAGCAAGGAGTTTACCCCGCAGGTGCAGGCTGCTTGGCAAAAGCTGACAACTGCTGTGGCTAATGCTCTGGCCCACAAGTACCACTGA